The nucleotide window TATACGTCATTGACACATTTAGAACAAACAACATTAAACAGTTGCCTACCTCTAACTGCACCTTACAAACGATTAATTACTGTACTCAACATAAAACGTCAGCTACACACTAATATTCGCTCTCAGCTTACAACTTGCTGTGACCTTCCCTTACCAACTGGATAGAAATGCACCAATCACCATACTCACTACCAATCACATTACTCTACCaactaccaatcacaatgcaaCAATGCAAATCAGCAAACCACTACATTTGTTTGAGTTTCCAAacatcacttgactctgaagatgacttccgctcaggattGTGAAACATCAGTCACCATCAACTGAGTCCTTCCCAGTACTCCTCAGTATTCATATCAAAGTGAGGGACCCTAAGCTCTCTAAATTAGCCACCAAATTAAGCATGAACTACAAAATCAAGAATATCTTCAGGGAAATATTTAGACATGCACCGCTCGCCATTTGAAGGGAAATAACCAAAGACATCTCCGTTGGATGGGTGAATAAATGCACAGGTGACCAACTGGGAATACCCAAGCCTGTCAATTCTCGTGGACAATCTAGGAAACTCCAGATTTTAGACCATATCTCCCAGTGTCCAGATAGTAGTCTGAAATCTCGGGAATAATCACCAAAGTTTGTCATTTCTTGCAAGACTTGACTTTCATAACAACAAAATTTCATATATTTAGAGTTGTTTGCACTAATTTACTGTTAACATCAATAACAAAGATAAAATGCAGTTAGATGGTGGTTTCACATGTTCTCAACAGTCGTCAGAATAAGTGGATTGTTGTTATAATAACTAGAAATGTGGTTCTGGTTTTATTATGGTCAATGGAGTGACCAGTGGCTTCAAAATTAATCATATATCTGTGAAGAGATTTTGATTATTATTGATAAGTTCATACCAATGGCAGTAAAATTTAATCACCAGTTTACTGTGCTTCTATATGTACACATCTTAGCGGGTAAGTATGAACTGTTTATGTCATAATGTGGTATATATGTTAACAAGTACTTTTGCACAAGTGACATCATATCACACTCTACGTATCTTGATGTCATCTATCATCCCTTCCCTATCAGTTCTCAATATTTGAAGACTTAGGCGGTTGATAGCCCTGAAAACCAGTGCTGGGGGCCTCCCAGGGGTGCATATTCCCTCgttccctatgaaaatttacattTGTTCCCttgtttctcaaaaataaattaaagtgTTCCCCGAAATTCGCTTTTACTGAGTCCCCGTTCCCAGAAATTCCGctccatgttcccttgatcaccaaaaatattcctcactgtTCCCTACAATTACTATcatattttactttttcatggttagttattttcataggttttaccgaaaaatgagagaaattgtaatactttgccaatattttgtcgtcggaAAAGACCTTTTTCTCTCTTACACGCACATTAAAAAAGTTTTTCCAatggtcaggaaatcaatgttcccttgttcccgattataacacaacagttcccttgttccctaaaagttattttaagatatcccttgttccctaaaagtaaatggtcatgttcgcttgttccctaaaacccctgggaggccctcagTCTTGGGGTACTCTCATTTTTCTTATCCCAGGTAAAATTGGCTCATGCAAGAACCCTCAACAAGAAGGTGACATATATCAAGGGATAGATTTTGTGCCTTCAAATTTGATCATTATTTGAATAATTTACACAGAAGTTTCAATTTCATAATTCTAACAATACTAGAAATACAGTATTCCTGATTTTGCCAGCTCTATCCAGAGTGAAGCTATATTGTATTATcaattatgaaaaaaatttgaacaagGGACTGAAGATCgttaaaacaattaaaaaacaagtctcagtaataataataactaaattattattttggaaACAGCTTTCAAAAGTGAAACTTGTTTATTACTTCACAGGCACTTCAACTAGCATTTTGGTTTGTATTAAATCTGAATGGTCTGTGTTTAAAGGCAGGTAAAAGAGATTGCTGGTCTACTCCAACGAAGCTCTGATATCATATAATATAGGGGACCACAAAATTAATCTCTTCTTAGTTCATCAAGTTCAAAGAATCTAACGGATGACTCATTTCCAAAATAACCTTATTACCGTAGTTATAAAGGTATTGTCCCTAATGACTTAAGTCAAGGAAAATCTACTAAGAAGTGTGAGATTGAAACGAAGTTCATGCTTTCTGGGTGTTTTTTCGCCCTTGCTGAAATAAATTTGCGACAAAGATTATACGCTTGCGCCTAAACGTTGAACTGATGAGTTCGGGTGGTTACCAAGTACACATTGTTTTTGGGGGTGCTTTTGATAACGACCAGACATTTTAAAGGCTTTTACGTCTCTGACTCCTGGATTTGCGTGCACTGTCGTACATTTCAATCCCTGAGAATTTAACGAAAGCTTCATACCCTGTTCTTTGTGCTGGCCAAAGCAACACTTATCTGGTAATATCAGTAAGTCCCGTGCGAATGCGCAACAGTCGGGAAGAAGCAACTATATAATTAAACAACTACGCATCGAAACCATTCTTCTCCATTTCGTAAGCTTTAAATGTTAATGACATTACCTAAAACGTTGACGCAGAAGGGTTTTCACTTGCATTTACAGCTTTCTCCTCTTTCCTTGTCGGGTCGGTGGAACAATGCGTTGTGGCCTATTCTTGTATTCATAATTTCTTGGAATTTAACGCCGGAAGCGAAACGAGGGAACTTTCTTTATAAATGGGAAAAGTCCCTTAATTACCAACCAATCAGAAGCTTTATTCCCAGGTGTTCCCGGTATATTAGTCTACTTTTAGCTGTTACACCGCTGGGCGAGGGTACGTGGGTTTCAGTTATCTGACCCCCCGGAAGGCTCTGAGTCGACTCCTGACCCACCAAGAAAGGGCAGTGTCTCTACTATTCGTTTTAAAATCAAAAGGCCTCAAAGATTGTCCAAAATTATCTGAAAGCAACTGTCCTTTTACCTTGTGATAACCCTCAAGGTTGACGATGCCGAACGTTCAGCTTCCGTGTCGTGTCATATTTTGTGGCAAGACATTTTGACAGGCATACACAACAGTAGTTTTGCTCAGTTCTAAAGTTGAACGCGTTATGCTGAATTTCGTCGCccaaaaaacatttcacatGTTGGTTGAGATTTTCTCTCCTTCGTTGCTTTATTTTTCCTTGggtgttttttccagttttttcttaaattttaccTTAACGAGACTAGGGACTTCAGACGAAAGCACTTTGAAAAGGACAGAAAAAAACGAACTTAGAGATGGATCCAGCATGTGGTGCACTGGTCACAACCGATCTTCGCGCATTTGCAAATTTCGTTTCTTGTGCTATAACCCAACGTTTGACCAGTACTTGTTTTTTCACGGTCCCGAAACAGTCATTGAAGGCGTACCTTCAAATCGCTTCGATCCTGCTTTTCTTGACATGTCTTCCATCGAAGATCATAACACTCAGTACTTCAACTATGTGGACTATCCCGTCCAGGCCTTAGAAAGCTTTCCTAATATCATCATGATTGACGATTTTAGTGTGGTTTTCCATAGATTTCACCCGGGGAATATCATGCATGTTTTTCACGATGACCTCTTGCCTCTGTATCACACATTGAGACAATTTTCAATGAGAAAGCAAGCAATTGATTGGGAGTCGAAATTAGTTTTCATGGAAGGCTGGGACGAAGGACCTTATATCGAGTTGTACAAACTATTTGCAAACACAGATTTCATCCTCAAAAGGGATATTAAGATGGGCAATAGCCTGACGTGTTTTCGTCATGGTATCATTGGAGTATCAAAATATACAACTTGGTATCATTATGGCTTCAAACGACCTCAAGGGCCACTTCCTCATATTGCTCTAACAGGTCAATATCTACATCACTTTACAGGGTTCATTAAAAGAAGGCTGGGAATACTAAATGGACACTCTAATTCTGAAGATCATTATGTTGTGTTATGCTCAAGGGACAATAATCGGTTAATTATCAATGAACTAGACTTGTCATTGGCAATTGCAAGACATCTTAACAAGCAGGTCATTCGATTGAGTCTGGATACACACTCCTTGAGAGAGCAAATTCAGCTGATCAGTCATGCTGATGCTCTTATTGGAATGCATGGGTCAATATTGATAATGGGAATGTTTCTTCCTCCTGGTGCAAGTCTCATTGAGCTATTTCCTTTTGGCATCAATCCTGATAATTATACACCTTACCGTACCATGGTAGAGCTTCCTGGTATGAGCATCAGTTATCTGTCTTGGAAAAACAAGATTGAAGAGAACACCATTACATATCCTGATGAGGCACCAGAATTTGGTGGAATCAATCACCTTagtgaaaaacaacaacaagacatTATCAATACAAAAGAAGTGCCAACTCATTTATGTTGCAGCAACCCCTACTGGCTTTATAGAATTTATCAAGACACTGTTGTTGACATTCCCTCGTTTTTACAAGTCCTCAAATCAACTGTGAATAGACAGAGAATGGCACAATTTGCCCTGCAATTCCACAGACTTTACCCCGGTAAAGTTGTCAACATAACATGTGGCATTCCATCAAACAATCAACAGCCTGCATTGTGGTTGTCCTGGAAGCCACCCACAAATATTCACTACATAAATGCTACAGATGTCACTTATGAAGTGTGGATTCAAGAAGTGGAAAGAGACGATTATGTCGCATACAAACTGGATTTCACCGAGTACGTGTTCAAAGATCATCTCCGAAGCAACACGCAGTATTATGTCTGGATAAGATGTATTGTTGATGATGTTGAAGGCCCTTTTGGAGAAGCTGTTGAGTGTATGACACTGTAGTAAAAAATTATGTGTCACTGgtacttttatttcattttgctgAATTTGGCCAAATTATTGCCACAACTTGAGTGCTGAAAGTGTCCTAGCTGTCTCCGTTATAGCCAACAGCACAGGGAAATGGATCCCAATTTTCtaatcttttcctttttctttttacagAACTCTCTTACTGAGAAACTTTTTCTTATCACAAAATCATAATACTAATATTAAtatgattttgaattttattttcataaATAATACAAAACCAACTAAAATAGATTATAGAAGACGACAGCAGTAATTTGCCATTCAGATCAGATGATCTTAAGGTGTTCAAATTACATCTTGTCAAATTATCTTAACTTTGAAATTAGAACACACTGAAtctgtattttattttgactATGATCAGGGTTGTTTTTccaaagtgaaagaaaatggGTGAGAATTGGTGTTAACAATACCAGATCATGCTTCAACTGCAGACCAAAGCTAAATACAAGAATGACTaaaactgtaataaaattaattttaatgtacTCTGTGCCAAAAGAAGGTGTAATTGTGAACTACAACCATCTTTAGTTCTGCTTGTGGAAGAAAATCCTTTGAAACCCTGGTTTGTTAattttaatagtaattattggtTAAGTGCAGACCTCTATGCTCAGTCAATACGAAACCCTTATCTTGAACTTTTCAGCACTGTAATCTAACCATGTTCAATGgattgtttgcttgtttgccccccccccccccccagtaacACCGCTAAGTCACAAGTTCCTTTGACTGATAGTCAGAGTAGGCAACCACAAAATGTTCATCTCCAGGCTAAGACCAATATAGACTGTTTGCCTATCTGACCACTGATAGAGCCACTGTTTTTGCAATAGCCACCATAGGTGTGATGCAATctaaaagcaacaacaatttaGTTTCCACTAGATGTTGTTGGGAAGTGCACAGATGGTTTCAAGATTGATAAACTTATTATAAGAGCAAAGTTGATAAATGTAAAAAGTGCTGCAACTTGTCTTATGGTAAGGGGGAAGCCATATGTCTTAGAGCTTAATTGGAACATTTCAACTAATTTGAAAAACTTCTTCCATTCCCCCTCTTCACCCTGAAGCTTGCCAGTAGCCCACAAATAATTTACATGCTGTGACACGCTAGACAATGCTTTTGTGATTGCTGCAGCACTCCAGAGGAGACGCATTGATAACAATAGCCATATACAAGTCCTTATAAAGGTCCACCAGTGAGAAGAATATACATCTTTAAATGCTCCAGGTAAGCTTAGGAAGGCTCCTACATGGGTAATTACATTAGCAACAGAAAAGATAGCTAGTAGAGTAATAAATGGCTGAAAGAGCCTTGCAAGAACTTCAATATTTCTGATTATTTTTGATAAGTACATGCAAGCTTCAGAGGCCTTTAATTTAGGTCGTTCTGGAACACTAAGTGTACCAACCGATGGTCCTGACAAATCTACTGAAGCAGAAATCAGAGGATCCCAGAAATCTGCATCAAGGCTAACATCTCTTTGATCAGGTGGACTTGGAGTCCCCTGTGATTCCTGCAAACCGGATGCGGTATCTGATTCATAAAACAGAACAATGTCTCTTTTACTTCGAAACAAATCCATGAAGAGAAATCCAGTTAAACCAGTTACAGCTTTTACGGCTGCTCTCCAAGGACGGATAATCGAGCTTTTCAAAACTGTATTTCCTCTTCTGGCGGGTCTGTAGAGCAGAAAGGGACTGTCTCCAAACATGCACTTAAAACTGATCACATCTCGAACAGTCAATCGGCTGATAAGAATGAATGAATACGCAACGAACCCTGTAATGTACATAGCCATCACCCAAAATAAGCAATACAACAGGAGCCACAAAACGGGATCAATCTTTAAGACAGTGGACTTGCTTTCAATTAGTGTACCTGCGAAACTGTCCCCATTGGAAACCAAATGGAAGGTCACATACGCAGTCCACTGGTACACCTCCAATGCCAAAGGATAGACACAGTTTTTGATGGCAGCATTCCTGAGCCAAGATGGTCTCTGTGACTCGTGCCACGATATTTCCTGGTCCGATTCCACGAAGCCATCCAACATCGACCTCCTGGAAAGTCGTCTTTTTAGCAGCTTGTTGAAAGCCGCTGAGGTATAAATGTGAAATCCAGACACTAGGGCAATAAGGGGAACAACGTAAATGGAGAATTGAATCCATGTGTCAATAGTCGTACGATCGAACACACCTAGAATCGCTACAAATGTCATCCCAGCGAGAAGAAAACCGAAAATGACGCCGCCAAGAAAGGAGTGTACTGACGAGTAATGCCTCTCTCCAGGTCCAAAAAGAATGGACATTGACACCATAGGCGACAAGGCGCGAGCATAGCAATTTTGTTCAACGACAGATGCACTTGAAAGAGCCATTTTTCCACCAACGACCAAAACAACTCGAAGTTGCCGAAGCGACGTAAGCGTTTGAGCGCCGATCAAATAAATCCTTCAAATTTCCCCCGGGCAAATGGACAAATGTTCGGGGTTTCTCCgagggatgttgaagtttcgagttgatTAGCACATTGCGACCGACGGTTGTTAGTCCCTCATGTCACGCTCTGCTGGTGACATGGAATACTAATTCATCCTTTTCTCCCTAGGGGCAATTGCGTTagtaccctgggtgccagagggttttttttccgTTGGCGTGATCTCTACgataccgagccacttcgagggAAAAAAACCTCTCCGTTTTAACCTCTCCGTTTCGCCTCTCCGttttcgcctctccgttttaaccgctcactcctcgcgaaagaaaaatagaacctctggcacccagggtattGCGTTCGGTTGTTcgtgttttctttcaaaagaagtTTAATTGCATTTACTGCCACAAAAGCATGTTGCTGACACTCCCTCCCCCCACGAACAAAACATGACAATAGAAAATTAGATGCTTCATTGTTCAAGAAAGAAAACCACGAATTCCTCAAGGTCTTAACATATTACTGTTCGGTTTTTATACAGAAATTAACTTgcgctgaagaaaacaaaaggcaagaGACATTTGTCAATGTCGTTGCTGTAACTTGCTTGTTTCTGACTGAGGGTATTTCAGTAAAGGTTGTCATCAGCAAGAGAGTTACTTCCATTTTTATACGGGCCGACAACTTTCCTTTACGCATAATTAAACTCTTGATGATTTCAGGTTCTTGTTCGAATTGTCAAGAATAATTAATGAGTCTTAGTAATTTCCCCCTTTCGGACTCACAAAATATTACTCtgcacgaaaaataaaattgttgtcATTAACTTTGAGAAAATTTGTGTCAAAATGAAATCGTTAGAGCAGAGGATTCATATAAGAACGTTTAGATGATCCGttgtcttttgtttgtttgtttgatttcgTAATGGCGCGTGCCAGCCGTTACTCGAAGCAATCCCCCAGGGATTCAAAGAAGACGCTTATTCTCATCTGGCACGAGAAATAGATTAGTTTAGCCAACGAAATGTATATGAGTGAAAAATGAAACCGATCAGTTGTAGATCATGACCGAAACGACACGAAACAAATCAGAGCCAAAGGGAAACAGATGTCTTGGTGCGAGAAGCCAACACATCAACACAGCTGAAGTCGTTCAGGGTTTTAAAAAGGGCGGGAAAATACTGCCAAATAAGGTGCGAGGTCACGTCAATTGCTATTGTTATTGACAGCTGACGCACTGTCGTCATGCGAACATCATTCTTAGCCTTGCTATATTTGGCACTTGTCGCGTTTTCCCGCCATTTCGAGTTTTCTGCTGCGTTTAGCGTTATCGTTACGAACGAAAATGGCGAGTTCTAGCGACGATGAAGAGGCCAACAATTCAGAACGATATGAAAATCTCTGCCGAGATCTTAACATGGACGAAGAAACCAGTAATGAAGCCTGGTCTTCGTACGAAAGAATAAGCACAAATTACACTCTAGAGGTGAGTTTCATCAACTCTAGCTTTTGTGCGCTTGTTTAACGTATACTGATATTCGTCTATTACAGTTACGCCTCCTCGGTCGTCCGTCTTTTTGCTCTTTTGATCAGTTGTTTTTACTTCAAAGAGCTACTTAAATATAACGTTTCTTTTCAGGGGGACAGTTTACATTGGCTGGCATGTGCTCTATACGTCGCCTGCCGGAGAAGCGTCGTTCCCACCGTCGATAGTTCGGCGATAGTGGAAGGAAATTGTGTGTCCTTGACTCGATTGCTAAGGGCAGCTAAATTGAGGTAAACTGTTTCAACCCTTGTTAGTTTCACTGATGATGTCAGCTTGTCTCAACTGTTTCATAATCAGTCTTGTTTTCGATTTTGTTTTGGCTCTAGTCTGATTCAGTTCTTCAGCAAGATGAAGAAATGGTTAGACATGTCCAACGCTGCCGGTGACTTtcgaaagaaaattgaactccTGGAAAGAAATTTCCACGTCtccactgttattttcaaaaagtATGAGCCTATCTTCTTGGAAATCTTTAAAGATCCTCGGGAGGAAAACGCAAAGACTCAAAGAGGTCGAAAATCGAGgtaaatacatataaatataaattcCGCGCGGCCTTTGTAAACAATTGTTAACAATAACGTGACGAACTTGGCGTATCGAATTAAGGCCCAAACAGAGCAATTGACCTGAAATTTACGAGGCCTTGTTCGATTTGTGTGAAATGAAACAGTAATGTCCTTCCAGTTTTTGCGGAATGCCCGGCTTTGTTAGTGTTTTCAGCTGTAAACATGTGATATTCAAATTAGCAACTCGTGGCGTATCGACTCattatttgaaattcttttatccacagaaaacagccttgtggTGTGGGAGATGTGTTCGCGTTTTGCTGGACTTTGTATATTCAGGCAAAAGGTGAGACCACCGAGTTCAATTTGAACTTTAATTTGCGTTTTTGAAGCTAGAGGAGCTATATAAATAAACGCTTAGTTTCAATAGTGTCACGGGACAAGTGCACAAGTTCTTCGATTTTTAAGCGCCAAGCGTTGATCTCAATGTATTGACGCGAAATTTTATATTAAAACCAGACTATTGACTGTCTCTGAGTAGGATCTGTTCACCTATGTTAAGAAAATACAAATGCTTTTAACAGGAGTGACAAATCCATATAATTTGGTTAAAACTTGAAACATTACGAAGAAGGGAAAATTCTGTTTTCCCTTTTTATGCCAGCTTTACATATTGCGGCTAACTTTACATTAGCCAGTTTAACACTTTGTTGAAGACGTCTGCCTGAAAAAGCATCTAAGTAGTATAGTTCAAATGCCTCTGAAGTGAAAGAGTGCTGTCCTTCACGGGTGTTGGTGTTTTTTGTGAAATTTGAACTTAAGCGtaatcaacatttttgcaaattctTCAGCTCAGTACTTTGATGAAATTTTTGTTCCACGCATGTAGTTTTTTCACTATTAAACAACGCCTAGCAGGTAAATCAACACAAAACTCCAATGTATCCAGATAGGAATCTTGTAAGGTAGGCAATTCTTTGTCTGCATTGTGCATGGTAAACATGTTTTTGACACAAATCCCacagtattttttttgtctatGATGACAGTAGCATCAATATAACCCTGAATGGCAACCAGATACGAAGATATTGTCTCATCTTGATTGCAtgtggaagaaaaaaattgctttaacAAGTTTTGGCTGTAATTGgtccaaaaacaaaatgatgGAACAATCAGTTAGAATCTTTGCACACAATTTGCAGAATGTTAGAAACTAAAATTTTCAGTTGGCTgctcacaattattattatttttcctcattcacaTCTTTACTCTGATTGGTTATTTTACGTCACCCCATAGGTTGGACTAATCTTAAGTGGTGATTGTTGTGCTCTTATGCAAGGGTAAAAACTCCTGTAATATTCTGTTGACACTTTCACTTCAAGTCTTACTTAAATGAATGAACTCTATCTCATAAGCTTTCAAAATAAAGCCGCTGGCAGAGACATGTCTAAGCTTGTTTTCATGCTCTAATTGCTTTTTGACAAGTCTGATGTTGTGACAAGCATCAGACAACTCTCCTATTGGTTGGGTTGGTACAAACCAAACTTCCTTAATTAACTTATAGGGTGCAAAAATGTATGGGCAAGTTTAGTCTCGTCATGAAAGACTGAAGCTGCTGGAATTGTCAGCTCAGTACAGTCTCAACTACCTCTTCAAACTTTGTTGTGAATTTAATGCACTTAGATGCTTTATCCTTCTATGTCATTTCTCTATAATTTATCTTTGTCTCTTGACACAaatttgcttgaaattttgacTTTCCGGGTACTGAACAAtattgtttgctttgtttctcTTCTGCTCAAATGATACATCATTTTCATGGAGCACAGAGGCAGCATTTACATCATATTTACACTTTAAATCTTAGTTTCTGATATACCTAGTGtcattttataatttattatcaagTTTATCAACAGCTATAAATGCTTTTATAGTAGGAAACTGTCTCCAAATGGAGCACTTTGGACTCCTGGTCCTGGTTGCTTAGGTTTTGAATAGAGCTTTCCAGCAGATAAATCATAATCCACCGAATAAGTGCCACCAAAATCTTTAATAATGATTTATCTAATGGAGTGTGCTTTCCAACCTTTGAGCAATTGGAGCCTAACCAATTTAGATTTATCGTAACTTTGACAACAGGATGAGTTCAATTTTATTGCCTTGCTTTATTTCACCATTACAGAATGTTGGCCTTAACAACTGCCTGTAAGAGCATCCTTTTCTTGTAATATCATCGTTGTACATGTTATCCTATATACAAGAGGATGTTGACATGAAACTCTTCTAGATGCAAAAAGGTGTAACCTAAGACATCTTTGAGTGTTGGGTTCTTGATATTTGGTTAGAAACTGGAAAGGTTACAGTAATAGGCAGGCTGCTGAAAACTTGGATGACCAATCTGGTGACCTCGCTTAAACTTTTGTCTGCCATAGTCCTTATTGACTTGCTAACAGTGTTGCAGCTTGGATGATATGAATTTGTTTCCGTGTATTGACAGGTCATTTTCCAGCAATCAGTGATGACCTGGTAAACTCATACcacttgctgttgtgttgtttggACCTTTTCTTTGCCAATGCATTATACACCAAGAATCGCCGGGACTTGCTGAATCCAAACTTTGAAGGTTGGCTCAGATGCAAAGATTTCCACATAGACTGTCTGAAACTTTTAGCGCTGTATGTTTATGCTGATTTTGTTATCGATCATCATTTTTCTATATGCAGGTCTTCCACAGGATTTTGGGAACAGAGACTTTAAGGTTCCAGCTGATGTACCTTGCATTGTTGAAAGGCTCTGCAACAAGCATGAAGGTGTCCAATTCTTTTATTTGTTAAGCAAGAAATATGCATGTCTTTGTAAACTGCTGTTGTGCAGCCTCATTTAATTTGGAATCTTATAAAAACTGATTACAGTACTACTCataggtaagttgacagtccctcaTGAGTTTCAAAATTCGACTCAAGACTGGATTCTTGCTCTTGAAATTTTTGAGAATCTAGGCTTGGGTCAAGTTATGTGACTCACAAGTTTGCTCTTTTGAGCTTTGattgaagaaaaataaagagCGTGCTGGTTGAGTGATCTTTAGAGAAGTAAATTGAATAAGCAAAATGCACTTTTGTGTTGTTAATATTGAATTATTGTCTTTGATATTGGTTGCACATTTTGCTGTTGAAATAGATAATACATAGTAATGATCTTTGGTGTATATGCTGCAATTTTATGCATGTCTTTTGAGAAGCTAATTTCTGTATCGCATTGTAGTAAAAATTGGTTTGGTTTTGTGCCTTTCTATGGAAAAGGTGCTGAAGgagttattattatgatttttattGTCCATGCAGTGGAAATCAGGTTAGTTTTACACCTCTCTCTGTCTTTTGCAGGAATTATCATTGAAGCAAAAGGTATCAAGGAGCATCACTGGAAGCTTTTCATAAAGCAACTTTTTGAGAAAAAGGTAAAGTGAACAACAACCTTCGTTTGTGATTGTTCAACCATAGAGTTGAACTCTAGATCGA belongs to Acropora muricata isolate sample 2 chromosome 9, ASM3666990v1, whole genome shotgun sequence and includes:
- the LOC136927638 gene encoding protein O-linked-mannose beta-1,4-N-acetylglucosaminyltransferase 2-like, yielding MLNFVAQKTFHMLVEIFSPSLLYFSLGVFSSFFLNFTLTRLGTSDESTLKRTEKNELRDGSSMWCTGHNRSSRICKFRFLCYNPTFDQYLFFHGPETVIEGVPSNRFDPAFLDMSSIEDHNTQYFNYVDYPVQALESFPNIIMIDDFSVVFHRFHPGNIMHVFHDDLLPLYHTLRQFSMRKQAIDWESKLVFMEGWDEGPYIELYKLFANTDFILKRDIKMGNSLTCFRHGIIGVSKYTTWYHYGFKRPQGPLPHIALTGQYLHHFTGFIKRRLGILNGHSNSEDHYVVLCSRDNNRLIINELDLSLAIARHLNKQVIRLSLDTHSLREQIQLISHADALIGMHGSILIMGMFLPPGASLIELFPFGINPDNYTPYRTMVELPGMSISYLSWKNKIEENTITYPDEAPEFGGINHLSEKQQQDIINTKEVPTHLCCSNPYWLYRIYQDTVVDIPSFLQVLKSTVNRQRMAQFALQFHRLYPGKVVNITCGIPSNNQQPALWLSWKPPTNIHYINATDVTYEVWIQEVERDDYVAYKLDFTEYVFKDHLRSNTQYYVWIRCIVDDVEGPFGEAVECMTL
- the LOC136927639 gene encoding uncharacterized protein — protein: MALSSASVVEQNCYARALSPMVSMSILFGPGERHYSSVHSFLGGVIFGFLLAGMTFVAILGVFDRTTIDTWIQFSIYVVPLIALVSGFHIYTSAAFNKLLKRRLSRRSMLDGFVESDQEISWHESQRPSWLRNAAIKNCVYPLALEVYQWTAYVTFHLVSNGDSFAGTLIESKSTVLKIDPVLWLLLYCLFWVMAMYITGFVAYSFILISRLTVRDVISFKCMFGDSPFLLYRPARRGNTVLKSSIIRPWRAAVKAVTGLTGFLFMDLFRSKRDIVLFYESDTASGLQESQGTPSPPDQRDVSLDADFWDPLISASVDLSGPSVGTLSVPERPKLKASEACMYLSKIIRNIEVLARLFQPFITLLAIFSVANVITHVGAFLSLPGAFKDVYSSHWWTFIRTCIWLLLSMRLLWSAAAITKALSSVSQHVNYLWATGKLQGEEGEWKKFFKLVEMFQLSSKTYGFPLTIRQVAALFTFINFALIISLSILKPSVHFPTTSSGN